A stretch of the Malus domestica chromosome 08, GDT2T_hap1 genome encodes the following:
- the LOC103453379 gene encoding uncharacterized protein — protein sequence MRVKRQKRHRKSVRFYTACYGFRQPYRVLCDVTFVHHLITNLITPADKAISNVLGAPVLLFTTKCAIAKLKQHGPMLGPSYSQSLEAANSLITARCDHESHVSAEDCILDVVGQSNSEHFFVATHHVDLHRKLLKTPGVPAIYALRTALLFKSPSDNQHQFVKTFKEQRLHMTNLEYKLLKKQKNISNSLKINDPPGEEDGYGDQNMEAQAVANRDIARIGLGVKDKVQFNRKKAKVLPNSFLSCSSWKHITSTPAPPVSPSHDVVEYLQLQQSLSLVLDYRPYGVVSASGTARPEKKLVPKRKRKRSPVATDFARAALDSVSYGSC from the coding sequence ATGAGAGTGAAAAGGCAGAAGCGTCATCGGAAGAGTGTGAGGTTCTACACAGCATGCTACGGCTTCAGACAGCCCTACAGGGTGCTATGCGATGTTACTTTCGTGCATCACCTCATCACCAATCTCATTACCCCTGCTGACAAGGccatctctaatgtccttggtGCCCCTGTCCTGCTCTTCACCACCAAATGCGCCATCGCCAAGTTGAAACAACATGGTCCAATGCTTGGTCCTTCGTATTCACAGTCTCTTGAAGCTGCTAATAGCCTTATTACTGCAAGGTGTGATCACGAGAGTCACGTGAGTGCTGAAGATTGTATATTGGATGTTGTTGGGCAAAGTAATTCCGAGCACTTCTTTGTTGCTACTCATCACGTTGATCTTCATCGGAAACTTCTCAAGACACCAGGTGTCCCTGCTATTTATGCTCTGAGGACTGCTCTTTTGTTTAAGTCCCCTTCTGATAACCAACACCAATTTGTCAAAACTTTTAAAGAACAACGCTTGCATATGACTAACTTGGAATATAAGTTGTTGAAGAAGCAAAAGAATATTTCGAATTCTCTTAAAATAAATGATCCTCCTGGTGAAGAAGATGGTTATGGAGATCAGAACATGGAAGCGCAGGCTGTAGCAAATAGGGATATTGCTAGGATAGGATTGGGCGTGAAGGATAAAGTTCAATTTAATAGAAAGAAGGCAAAGGTACTACCAAACTCATTTCTTTCATGTTCCTCCTGGAAACACATAACCTCCACCCCTGCCCCTCCTGTGAGCCCTAGCCACGACGTCGTCGAGTACTTGCAACTCCAACAATCATTGTCGTTGGTCCTTGATTACAGACCCTACGGTGTCGTTTCTGCTTCCGGGACTGCTCGTCCAGAGAAGAAACTGGTGccaaagaggaagaggaagcgATCACCGGTAGCCACCGATTTCGCTCGTGCTGCTCTGGACTCTGTTTCGTACGGATCTTGCTGA
- the LOC103453316 gene encoding uncharacterized protein PB18E9.04c — MDSGNSGSMQSSSGGEAQDHEISRPDSIPVYLNSPTGHLFGSSDPTVHPSLLSQYQNHPPTTTTLFDHHLSSSNYTYDHFHTTLSHPQPNSSNPNFIPSPRSNQPNSTNPIPNPQPSSTTTEARGGQTNTVATRNTKKRTRASRRAPTTVLTTDTSNFRAMVQEFTGIPAPPFSASSSSPYARRLEMFGSGIRSPLYPLRPSAQKVHQPTPFLSPSSNSNTSLLMMMSNSISTMVDATNIATTSNNSNVNFSSINYQLLSDHHQNQGLFQNMQNPILTFQSLPQQPPPFHSSINVPNFGARPTPRGVIDNLAMHSSFEEQLGPNRHGSSPYVNTNQLGGDGVGSIDDSHVAASDGNGGWRDHGVLGSRDGGLSSHDHHLRPSLDKCLEMDNVNSSTRGEGAVDSWISPNSDH; from the coding sequence ATGGATTCTGGTAATAGTGGAAGTATGCAATCTTCAAGTGGTGGTGAAGCTCAAGACCATGAAATTTCTAGACCCGATTCGATCCCGGTTTACTTGAATTCTCCGACCGGCCACTTATTTGGTTCCTCCGACCCAACAGTACACCCATCTCTCCTTTCTCAATACCAAAACCACCCACCCACTACCACAACACTTTTTGATCATCATCTCTCATCTAGTAATTACACTTATGATCATTTCCACACAACATTGTCTCATCCCCAACCAAACTCATCAAACCCAAATTTCATCCCCAGCCCAAGATCCAATCAACCCAACTCCACCAACCCCATTCCCAACCCACAGCCTTCATCAACTACTACCGAAGCACGAGGAGGACAGACCAACACCGTTGCCACCCGGAACACGAAGAAAAGGACAAGAGCTTCTAGAAGGGCACCAACCACCGTTCTCACCACCGACACGTCTAATTTTCGGGCAATGGTGCAGGAGTTCACTGGTATACCAGCACCCCCATTTTCAGCTTCATCCTCATCACCATACGCTCGAAGACTCGAAATGTTTGGCTCCGGAATAAGGTCACCTCTTTACCCTTTACGTCCTTCGGCTCAAAAGGTCCATCAGCCAACCCcatttctctctccttcttctaATTCTAATACTTCATTGTTGATGATGATGAGCAATAGTATTAGTACTATGGTTGATGCTACTAATATTGCTACTACTAGTAATAATAGTAATGTTAATTTCAGTtcaattaattaccaattactatctgatcatcatcaaaatcaaggcCTCTTCCAAAACATGCAAAACCCTATTCTCACATTCCAATCCCTACCACAGCAGCCTCCTCCATTCCATTCTTCAATCAATGTGCCTAATTTTGGGGCAAGACCTACCCCCCGGGGAGTAATTGATAATTTGGCCATGCATTCATCATTTGAGGAGCAATTGGGTCCGAACCGTCATGGATCGTCACCATATGTTAACACAAACCAGCTCGGTGGTGATGGTGTTGGATCAATAGACGACAGCCATGTAGCAGCTTCAGATGGGAATGGCGGCTGGAGGGATCATGGAGTACTTGGATCAAGGGATGGGGGATTATCATCACATGATCACCATTTGAGGCCTAGTTTAGACAAGTGTTTGGAGATGGACAATGTTAATTCTAGTACTAGAGGTGAAGGTGCGGTGGACTCGTGGATTTCTCCTAATTCAGATCACTAG
- the LOC103453378 gene encoding uncharacterized protein, producing the protein MDMVSASASKRKTTSFHSEKMTLEDYLLLIQSNSHLHLTVAHLNQIISMHRYKKIYKVPKARLSDAVGSLSLVDPARSTLRDYISPFGITTLEDVVTDLADLNWKECRVTSIETQN; encoded by the coding sequence ATGGATATGGTGAGTGCGAGTGCGAGCAAAAGGAAGACGACGAGTTTCCACAGTGAGAAGATGACTCTAGAAGATTACCTGCTCCTCATTCAATCCAACTCTCACCTCCATCTCACCGTCGCTCATCTCAATCAGATCATTTCCATGCACAGATACAAGAAGATCTACAAAGTTCCCAAGGCACGTTTGAGCGACGCCGTGGGCTCTCTGTCGCTAGTTGATCCGGCTCGCTCGACGCTCAGAGACTACATCTCTCCGTTTGGGATCACCACCTTAGAGGACGTCGTCACCGACCTCGCCGACCTCAACTGGAAGGAGTGCCGCGTCACATCCATTGAAAcccaaaattaa